A window of Quercus robur chromosome 12, dhQueRobu3.1, whole genome shotgun sequence genomic DNA:
TTGCTTGTGTTTTTCTGTCTCTGTAGTTCTTCTTGTCCTTGTTCTTGCTCTAATTGCTGCAGTTGTCTATGTCTTGCTCACGCCTAAGGATCCTACTTTTCGCGTTGAACGTGTTGTTGTCAAGAATAATACACGTCCAGATTATGGCATTACGATTAGAGCCAAAAATTCGAATGAAATAATGAGCATTGATTACAAGGCAGGTGGTGTTGCTTCCCTTTCTTTTAAGCAACGAGGAATTGCTAAAGGAAAATACCCATCTTTCAAGCAAGATAGCAAAAAGTCAACATCATTTCATGTAGATTTTCATGGCTCAAACATTGTATTGCCTAAGGAGATTGAGGAAAGCATGAAAAGCCAAAAGCCAAAAATCAAAGTTTCTTTGTCTCTAAAGATGGATGTACATGCAAGAATTAGAGTTGGGGCATTACATTATGGGAGCGTGAAATTCGTTGCTGCTTGTGATTTCACGGTGGATACATTGGCTAAGAATTCTCGTATCCTGTCACAGAAATGTCATACCTAACGCCAACTCTAGAGGGGACATAGGTAGGAATGAGTAGGCGATCATAGAAGTCTTTCTGATCATTtcaagaattaatttttttggtcatCTATAcatttttgtttgcttttgaattgatttaaatttttttttaaattatttcccTGATCATTTATAGGCTGGTGATGTAAAGAAATAATTTGTGACCttgttattataatttttctgtCCCTATCCTGAAATTGTATCATGTAACAGTGTGATAAAAACAAGGGTGGAGAGGCATtctctttggtttttttggCTTCCCTATTCCTCATTTCACAATATCCAGGTGCTGTAGAGTTTTCTAATAATTCTCTTGCCAATGTAAACATTTTTGGGCATGTgcatttgaaatattttttcacCTGGTGGCTGCTTCTCTCTAGTGGATTGGCTCGCTCTTCAGTTGTGCATTTTTCACTTCAGTTTCAAGTTTCCAGAGATCAATTTTGTGGCTAACCGTGAAGAAGTGGTGGTACATAAACAAACGAAGTGGGAAATTCTACTAAGCAATGTAATTGTACGTACAGGTCAGATATCCCAAGGCCTATACACTTGATGATCTCTTAAGAAATAAGTAAATTTAGTATGTTAAGGATTTGTGGATTGCGGATAATATTTAACCATTCATAGATTTTTGTTAAGAATTCCATATTCGTGTGCATTTTCAAATTCGCACACACCATGTAATTTCtgcattttcaagttttttttttttttttttgagaaacaaaagcagtgtcaagtttttttttttttttttaagaaatactGTAAGTAGATTTTCAAGTTTGTactcaattattattttaaaattcatgTTGCACGTATTTGCAAATATGATAACTAAATAATTAGAATAATTAATTTGAATGAGAGATTtcgttttattttttcataaataattaaataagacaaACAATTTCGGTACTCGAAGTAATTAAATTCGTTCTCAAATATTTGTTCAGCTATGTAAGTTGCTATGGATTGCTTCAATTTAGtaagaaaagaagagatagtACGTTAACCTATTTATATACTTACGACATGTTTGGCATGTGGTAATAGATTTTGTAATGTAATGGTTTTCATTTGTAATAGTTATTTGGCTAATTATTTGCATGATTGCATCTTCTTTATCgagaataattattccttataaatacttatttcttaaattaaggaataattattcatctCTAAAAGAGTTTTAATAactattgtttaattttttatttatttatagaaacaTCTATTTCTTAGTAAGtgtgatacttttttttttttaattatgacaaaatttagttacaaaattggctgTAACCTTAGgtcttactcaatatcttttcattggatatgaatttcaacaaatctaccgttggattacatcttcttcttatatccttcatgcttgtaaaatttctagaaaattaaatatcaatggttgtgttatcaataaattgtttaaattgcaagtttttgtagttaatattatgtataaaatataaacttataaatcatatagtaaataatatccgactggcacaaaatttgacatgtgtattataagcgtaaagaacatgcaatttaattattacattttcaaaatatgtagtaatatttattttattgagtaaggttgtaatctTAGGTTACGTACAACCAATTTTGGAACAtggtatttttaatatatatattttaaaaattttgtagtttaatttgaAAGTAGCTGGCTATATGATGAAAACGAAGACACAATTCCAATAGTAAGACCCAAAATGATGTTgtctaagggtgtgtttgtttgaagGGATTTTAGgaagaatgaaaaatttatgAGATAAAAAAGGAGAGATGACATTTTAAGTGATTGTCTcattgggggtggggggagggaAAATAGGTGGTGGGGCCGAATGTTTTCTCCTCAAAATGGGGAGAAAACTATGGGGAGAAAAGCTCAATTTGAGCTTACCAAAATGCTCATGTGCACATGGGCATTGTTCTTGCCGgttgtgtgtttttttggggggtgagggggggggggggcattcttgcctttttttttataatatttttctttttcttcttcttctgggtGTCTTTCTTGtcatttgcttcttcttttttttcttctttttttttctacttcttttttttttgtgcacatcttcctttggcttatgctatttttttttaaaaaaaaattgaagtgtccatacacaatttttttaaataaaaaatatgttactTTTGATAGACCAAAAACGTATTAAcctcttgtgataaattaaccaattgtTTGAAGTGCAAAGCgtgtggtaacacaaacaaattaccaaataactaaatatgcagcagaaaatgAATTTGAAACGGTGATTTATtcacgaatggggaaaacctacatgacaaaaactccaccgggtgattttaaggtcaccactttcgaaaatccactattatcaaaacaagaggttacaagtaaagaaatctcagtaccttataccaacctacagttgaacccttactccaatacccaattgaacttgttctgtagtgacaatctcttcttgtaatgcacgactcccagtacgtgactaaccaattgcgcggatcccagtacgcgacttcaatcaccaactagagaaggttgttggctgcaaagttctttagttcatcacacgatgaagatcgagaagatgcttggtcacaaaaccctacaatatacaaacacaacaacttcttcataagaaagatgaactaggacaaattctgtctccggtcacaatttgcttgaacaaactttttttaacacttgtgcaacttgtgtcccCTTttacggctcttaaaataatcattttatatgtctagggttgtgataAAAGAAAGTTCAAACATACAATCACGGATTGAATGAAAAAACAGacctaaaaaattgaatttcataaacctcgacagataccttaTTTGTCAAGCTGCTGTTGAGCCACAGGCTTCAACAGCTCTATAGGTCTCGATAGATAgttagctgtcgagttttaatgaacaacacttttcacacttaaatcttggacaaacttgcatgccTTCAACATTTGAACTTGaaataaggtttcttgaagtattaaacacatcttagatttacccaaatacaagcaaagtgcgttttgttaaaagattagtcaattacataaaatagtgacatatgttcctaacaagtgaatcacatatgtcctaacaacttTCTTGTTTTATATGATGAgaatataattgtaaatttatactaacttcattttccattttcaaccaaataaataatttttctatctctccacttttctatcctctcaaccaaacacaaatgggAGAAAATTAAATCACTTCTATCCTCTTACTTTTTTATCCGTTCCCTATTTTCTATCGTTCTACTTTTTTACTCCTTCAATCAAACAGACCATAGTACAACGCATATCTAACTTAAAGAATAATGACACTGTTTCTCATTAAATAGAACGAtgtcgtgttttttttttttttttgggtacaaaaacgATATTGTTTTGAACTATATAGGATTGTTCTCACAAAGCACGCATTAAATAGAATGATATCGTTTTGAGCTAAATAGGATTGTTCTCAAAAAGCACGCACTGGAACGATGCCGTTTCATAAGTCTCATTAAGTCAGTTAGTCATACGTGCACACGTGTTAATTATTGATTAGGATAAGTCTGTTATAACTGATTAGATAGTTTGGGATACAAACCCAGATATTTTAAGcactgatctctctctctctctctcagagtaTATAATGTAATATAACACTCATTGTAATTAAGTTTTTGATTAATCTCAGTTTTATCCATAGCGTTTTCTTTCTGTGTATGAAGTTTTCATAATTAATGaaatgttttgaaattttaaaatactttgGATTAGTTTCAAATGGGTTAGAAGAGGTTTAAACgggttaaaatttaaaaagtagtttcaaattgaaagaaaacacagtACAATAATATTGGAATggatttcaaatctaattttaGACACTTGCTCTAAATCCAAATTGGAAGAACTAGTCGCCGCTAGCTCTAATTAAATCCAACCTTTAATTTGttgtgtttgaactttgaaggaAACTCTAACCAAGTTTGTTGCTTGGTCTTTTGTTCATGTTCCTAAATCAGCAAATTTCTTAAGCGCATAATTTACCCAAGTGGGCTTTTGATTGTAAATCCTTTAGGCCAATCCCAAATTCCCAATCTTCTGCTCTCCCTAGTTGGGTTTTTGCCCAAATTCCCAATCTTCTGCTCTCCCTAGTTGGGTTTTTGCCCATGAGATTAGAGATGTTCTCGTGGCCCATATGTTTCATTTGGGTAATAGTATGGGAGAGGGGATGGATTCTTTCTTATCTTAGTATAGTTAATCGTCCTCTATACTAATCATCCATTACAGAGGACCCGTTTGGTTTAGAGATAACTTAGTTTTtaaaactcataactcaattctcaatttttgaaaacactCATTTGCTGTTTCCTATTTCCATCACTCTAActcaaatttttgagttttgagtgatggaaacaaatgTTGAAAAACaagccaaacacaaaaaaatttgtgggacCCACGTGTTTTGAGAACTCAGTTATGAAATCTAAGTGATATGATCAAAAAACCTACTCATCCAAACAAGCTCTTATTGTcctattagaaattttttcataCAATTCATTGTACTTAGGGGCAAGTATGATTCTACTAGActtctcattcttttctttttttttttttctttttttttcttttttgtattttgtattttgtctAATTGCAACTATTTTTAGATACATAAGAGACTCCATACTTAGTAAAGAAGAATAGCGAATAATAGAAGTTCTTTCATATTTCTATAGTTAAATTGAGAAATAAGATGAAGGATAATATGCTCTTATAAATTTACTACCTCTCCTCTTATTTAAGGTTGTCCtttaatatatatcaaaaagggtgttttagggaaaaaaaacacaaaattttctcccttcttctcatctttctcttttactataaaataaggAATAAGGAATGAGATATTTATCAACCTTACCCATTAATGGCATATACTTTTTGTGCGGTTGAGAATcgaatttctttatttatacctaactaaaaaaaaatgacatgttcatttttggtattttaattgtttttttcaatctttcttACCAAACAATAAAAGGGTTGAGGGGAGTGAACTACTGTATTCTTCCATTTATTGGGTAACTTACTAAATTAAGAAAGAGGACGAGAGATAATGTGCTTTTATAAATTTACTCCCCCCTCCtcttattttaggttttttttttctttagaaaaaaaaaaaaaaagacgttttgaaaagaaataaaaaatgagatattCATCAACCTTATACCTCAATGGCATCTATTTTTTGTGAAGTTTAATTTTGATAGTCAAATCTCTTTATTTATACtttactaaaaaagaaaaagaaatgagatattcatttttgtatattaaattttcaatatctCTTATGTTTGGTGGAAAATTATCGTCCTTTacttcctttattattattattattattattttcatccTTATTACCTATACTAAATGACCAATCAGACACAAAAGTAATATTTAGTAAGAGAGTGGCTGGCCTTCAACTCTTCCCCACATTATTGATTAGATTTGATTCCCTTCtgtatcaaataaaaaatgaatcaaaAGGAAGTAAGCTTTTTAAAGCGAGTCATTTTTTATCTAGAAGAATGAGAGAACACATGATAAGAAACAGGCCTTTTCGGCTTTTCTCTTAATATACCTTATCTTGAATCTTGATAAGTGGATATGGATGCATGAGAAACCTCCTTCCAAGGGACTCAAGCTTTGCTACTTTTTAAAAGACACGATTGAAAGTAAAaactaatctaaaaaaatttaaacgtGAATATTAATATTAAGAGTAAGCAATATACTTGTAAATATTTATAAGTGACTTATTGACTTgaatacttttaaaaattatgctTTTAAAAATTCAACAGAAACTCTCATAACTTGTTTGAACAGAAGGGGAGTAGAAGAGGTAGAATAGAGGGAGGAAGAATAAGTTAAATTactttatttggatttttattaaAGAGAGGAGGGGGAAGAGATTTGGAGGGGTTCTAACTACTTTTAACTCCTCAGCCCCTTTGTTGTAGCCGACGGACAGGCGTTGTTTGGGTGGTCCTGCAATGGTGTTTTCCCGAGGAGGTGGTCCCGATGACAAGGataccagtggttagtaatagttccgccagtaattattaattgtttagaaagagaataaatacatttatcagctcatcatctgtttgcttgttcacacttaggctaggcacacactaattgaaacatggactatgatgatatagattatgatgaaggatatagcatgaaagatatagatgATAATTGGTCAAATAGTGATATGGAATATGAGACAGATTCTGATTCTGACAGTGAAAtggataattataattataatggtAACACAAATAATTGGAATAATTTAACAGAAGATAAAATCAACCGACAGACTAATAAacacaataatagttttttggacagaattaaTAGAAAGTTGGAGTCCTTGGAAAATATTGACAGATCTACTATATAtactaaagttgaaaagaaaaatgatagttttttggacctctatgaaagaatgaaagctttaaattcacattataaaaaagaaatagaatttgaaCCCCATCTAAGATCATCTTCTACAGATACTATGACAGATAATGGGAATATAAATAGTAATTTAAAAGATGTTGAAGATAAGAATTTACAAGCAATTGACAGACTAGTTGATAAAGATATTGGCCCTATTAACGAAAGAGATATAgtcaaaatagattaaaacaggGTATGGAatataaaactgaaacaaataaaatcttacttgaaaatacttctgtctttgattatacttgaaaataatataaatatttgacCAAATGAACGActaaatttatctttattacattaacaaaattataaactataaaaaaaaagttaattattcTCCTTtccttacttaattttaaaaacatctaaagaattttttttgggaggtgTGCGccatactaaattatatatacaagCAATTCTAGTGCCACAACAAAAGGTAGAATTTATGTCACAACTCGTTTGTATGAcgagttgtgattggtgaagGAGTAATGGTGGGTCCATATAAGGACACTcttccaccaatcacaacttatcaTATAGGCGAGTTGTAGTATAAGTCGTGCCTTTATTGTAACACCAAACTTTCTCTGTATATACACTGTTTTTTTCAAAGTTCTATTGGTATTAGACTGCTGTAATTCCTATTCCGTATAGGCGTATAGCATTAGCAGtaggttgatttttttaaaatcagtaCAAGATAGGACCCATAGTTTTATATAAGAGTTATAGTACTTTCAGAGTTCTATTAGAGTTAAATCAGTACAAGATGGACTCCACGTGGTTGGTGGAGAAGTGATGATGAATCTATATAGGAACACTCATCTACCaacaataacttattatatggATGAATTGAAGTACAAGTTGTGTATTTTGTTAGAGCACCAaactttttctatatataaacacTGTTTTTTTCAAACTTCTATTAGGCTGCTATCATTCCTATTCCGTATAGGCGTATAGAGTTAGCAgtaggttgttttttttttaaatcagtaCAAGATGGAACCTATAGTTTTATATTAGAGTTATAGTAGTTTCAGAGTTCTATTAAGGGTTAAATCAGTACAAGATGGGACTCATGTGATTGGTGGAGAAGTGAAGGTAAGTCTATATAAAAATACTCTTCTACCAATCATAACTCGCACTAGTTGTCGCATATATGTATCTTTTACTGTAACACCCGACTTTTTCTATATATACACTGTTTTTTTCTAAGCTCTATTAGTATTAGGCTGCTGTCATTCCTACTCCGTAGAGGCGTATAGCATTAGTAGTAGGTtgcttttttttaaatcagTACAAGGTGGTACCCATAGTTTTATATTAGAGTTATGGTAGTTTCAGAGTTCTATTAGTTAAGGCTGCCGAGTTCTGAACCATGTAGCAGTAGGTTGTTCCCAATaaatagaaaagtttttttgtcttttgtgtagAGGGGCAAAT
This region includes:
- the LOC126710299 gene encoding NDR1/HIN1-like protein 13, whose product is MAERADPSVDDHDSKPSADKPENNIHDSNPSAEKPENNNHDSNSSSDQPENNNQLAPPAFRSATYVVQVPKDQIFCVPPPENAVLAERRGNPFRCSKGKKPRRRRPRCCLCFSVSVVLLVLVLALIAAVVYVLLTPKDPTFRVERVVVKNNTRPDYGITIRAKNSNEIMSIDYKAGGVASLSFKQRGIAKGKYPSFKQDSKKSTSFHVDFHGSNIVLPKEIEESMKSQKPKIKVSLSLKMDVHARIRVGALHYGSVKFVAACDFTVDTLAKNSRILSQKCHT